In one Chryseobacterium camelliae genomic region, the following are encoded:
- a CDS encoding ABC transporter substrate-binding protein, protein MKSRFFLIFAICALISCKRDPKNSFSQGTSISKYVQYNENGDVLKLKSGNFTYDFKKSQIPFKKVVLLNASMAGYIAELGAEDVIVGVSSPEYIFSENIQRKLKEGQIKNVGNEQKYDVEKIISLQPDAIFTNHIASFDNSYQLLKNNGIQVIFLDEYNEQKPLEKAAYLKLFGKLLGMEKKADEKYSEVEKNYNELKKLALQSTEKPVVLANEMYGDVWYLPGGKTSVANFISDANAQYIVKDNTEEKAMTMSFEEVFSKSKGVKYWVNAGSHTSKKEMLNMNPFYGKLDVFNTGKVYGIAGREREKANDFFESGIVRADWVLKDYIKIFHPDLLPNYKLTYMKELQ, encoded by the coding sequence ATGAAATCAAGATTTTTTCTAATATTTGCGATTTGTGCGCTAATCTCTTGTAAAAGAGACCCAAAAAATTCATTCTCACAAGGAACCTCTATTTCGAAATACGTTCAATACAATGAAAATGGAGATGTTTTAAAATTAAAATCGGGCAATTTTACCTATGATTTTAAGAAAAGCCAAATTCCCTTTAAAAAAGTTGTTCTGCTGAATGCGAGCATGGCAGGTTATATTGCTGAATTGGGTGCGGAAGATGTAATTGTTGGAGTTTCGAGCCCGGAATATATTTTTTCTGAAAATATTCAGAGAAAGTTAAAAGAAGGGCAGATTAAAAACGTAGGAAACGAGCAGAAATATGATGTTGAAAAAATTATTTCATTACAGCCCGATGCCATCTTTACGAATCATATTGCCAGTTTTGATAATTCCTATCAGTTATTGAAAAATAATGGGATTCAGGTTATTTTTTTAGATGAATATAACGAGCAAAAACCATTGGAAAAAGCAGCTTATTTAAAGCTTTTCGGAAAACTTCTCGGCATGGAAAAAAAAGCTGATGAAAAATATTCCGAGGTAGAAAAAAATTATAACGAACTTAAGAAATTAGCTTTACAATCAACAGAAAAACCTGTGGTTCTGGCTAATGAAATGTATGGAGATGTTTGGTATCTTCCGGGAGGAAAAACTTCTGTTGCCAATTTTATTTCAGATGCCAATGCTCAATATATTGTAAAGGATAATACGGAAGAAAAGGCGATGACAATGAGTTTTGAGGAAGTATTTTCAAAATCTAAAGGAGTAAAATACTGGGTCAATGCAGGAAGTCATACTTCAAAAAAAGAGATGCTGAACATGAATCCTTTCTATGGAAAGCTGGATGTTTTTAATACAGGAAAAGTATATGGAATTGCAGGAAGAGAAAGGGAAAAAGCCAATGATTTTTTTGAAAGCGGCATTGTAAGGGCAGATTGGGTGCTGAAAGATTACATTAAGATTTTTCATCCGGACTTATTGCCAAATTATAAGCTTACTTATATGAAAGAGTTACAATAA
- a CDS encoding sulfate adenylyltransferase subunit 1 has protein sequence MDILRFITAGSVDDGKSTLIGRLLYDSKSILQDQLETLENHSKNKNEDGVDLALLTDGLRAEREQGITIDVAYRYFSTPKRKFIIADAPGHVQYTRNMITGASNSDVMVILVDARKGVIEQTRRHSIIASLLKLKKVVVAINKMDMVDYSEEVFETIKDEYSKMADNLGLSEVTYFPISALKGDNIVSLSSKTDWYQGSSLLKYLENVKLHDEFGSGSRFQVQYVIRPQTEELHDYRGYAGKIVSGQFHKGAKIHILPSGITTEISKIEINGVEVDEAFEGQPVVLHISDDLDIGRGDFFATEEQLPQVEKEVEVLLCWLDQKSLQPGNKYLLQHHSRLLKAVVKEVDYKINVNTLAREKTEGEIKLNEIVKVTLRTAQPLVFDSFISNKRTGSAILVDETSNSTVAACIIQ, from the coding sequence ATGGATATTTTAAGATTTATAACCGCAGGAAGTGTCGATGACGGGAAAAGTACCCTTATCGGAAGACTGCTTTACGATAGCAAAAGTATTTTACAGGATCAGCTGGAAACCCTTGAAAACCATTCTAAAAACAAAAATGAAGATGGAGTAGACCTTGCGCTTCTGACCGATGGTTTACGTGCAGAAAGAGAGCAGGGAATTACCATTGATGTGGCGTATCGGTATTTTTCCACCCCGAAAAGAAAATTTATTATTGCGGATGCTCCGGGACATGTTCAGTATACGAGGAATATGATTACCGGTGCTTCCAACTCGGATGTAATGGTGATTCTGGTTGATGCCCGGAAAGGAGTGATAGAACAAACAAGACGACATTCTATTATTGCATCGCTGCTCAAGCTGAAGAAAGTGGTTGTAGCCATTAATAAGATGGATATGGTAGATTATTCGGAAGAGGTTTTTGAAACCATAAAAGATGAGTATTCAAAAATGGCCGATAATCTTGGGTTGAGTGAGGTTACTTATTTTCCGATTTCTGCGCTTAAAGGCGACAATATTGTGTCCTTATCTTCTAAAACGGATTGGTATCAGGGAAGCTCACTTCTGAAATATTTGGAAAATGTGAAACTTCATGATGAATTTGGCAGCGGAAGCCGTTTTCAGGTGCAATATGTTATTCGTCCGCAAACGGAAGAACTTCATGATTATCGTGGATACGCCGGAAAAATAGTGAGTGGGCAGTTTCATAAAGGCGCTAAAATCCATATCCTTCCGTCCGGTATTACCACTGAGATCTCTAAAATAGAAATCAATGGAGTAGAAGTGGATGAAGCTTTTGAAGGGCAGCCTGTTGTCTTGCATATATCAGATGATCTGGATATTGGCAGAGGTGATTTTTTCGCAACCGAAGAACAGCTTCCTCAGGTGGAAAAAGAGGTAGAAGTCTTGCTGTGCTGGTTAGATCAGAAATCATTACAGCCTGGTAATAAATATTTACTGCAGCACCACAGCAGGCTGTTAAAGGCAGTCGTGAAAGAAGTGGATTATAAGATCAACGTCAATACGCTTGCACGGGAAAAAACAGAAGGGGAAATAAAGCTTAATGAAATCGTAAAAGTTACTCTTCGAACGGCTCAACCTTTAGTTTTCGACAGCTTTATCAGTAATAAAAGAACAGGCTCGGCAATCTTGGTAGATGAAACATCTAACTCAACGGTCGCCGCATGCATAATCCAATAA
- the cysD gene encoding sulfate adenylyltransferase subunit CysD has protein sequence MSTLNYLDQLESESIYILREVAGQFERPALLFSGGKDSIVLAHLSSKAFRPGKIPFTFVHVDTGHNFPEVLGFRDKLVNQIEVDLVVRKVEDTIKTRKLTEPKGKFPSRNWLQTFTLLDTIEEFEFDACIGGARRDEEKARAKERIFSVRDEFGQWDPKLQRPELWNIFNGRIHKGENVRVFPISNWTELDVWNYIQREKIELPSIYFSHEREVIDLNGQWIANSEYAALESDDIITTKRIRYRTVGDMTCTAAVESDAITIDGVIDEILATRISERGETRIDDRVTEAAMEDRKKGGYF, from the coding sequence ATGTCAACATTAAATTATTTAGATCAACTGGAATCTGAATCTATCTATATATTAAGGGAAGTAGCGGGACAATTTGAACGTCCGGCCTTATTGTTCAGTGGAGGAAAAGACAGCATTGTATTGGCACATCTGTCCTCAAAAGCATTCCGTCCTGGCAAAATCCCTTTCACATTTGTACATGTAGACACCGGTCACAACTTCCCGGAAGTCCTAGGCTTCCGGGATAAGTTAGTGAATCAGATAGAAGTCGATCTGGTAGTTCGTAAAGTGGAGGACACCATTAAAACCAGAAAGCTTACCGAACCTAAAGGAAAGTTCCCAAGCAGAAACTGGCTACAGACTTTCACTTTGCTTGATACGATTGAGGAGTTTGAATTTGATGCCTGTATCGGAGGAGCCCGAAGAGATGAAGAAAAAGCCCGAGCCAAAGAACGGATATTTTCGGTCCGTGATGAATTCGGACAATGGGATCCCAAGCTTCAACGCCCGGAATTGTGGAATATTTTCAACGGCAGAATCCATAAAGGGGAAAATGTAAGAGTATTTCCCATCAGTAACTGGACGGAACTGGATGTGTGGAACTATATCCAAAGAGAAAAAATAGAGCTTCCTTCCATTTACTTTTCGCATGAAAGAGAAGTAATCGATCTCAACGGACAATGGATTGCCAATTCTGAATATGCAGCCTTAGAATCTGATGATATTATCACCACCAAAAGAATCCGCTATCGTACGGTGGGAGACATGACCTGTACTGCAGCGGTGGAATCTGATGCCATTACTATTGATGGTGTGATTGATGAGATTTTAGCCACCAGAATTTCAGAGCGTGGCGAAACGAGAATAGATGACAGAGTAACCGAAGCAGCTATGGAAGATCGTAAAAAAGGAGGCTATTTTTAA
- a CDS encoding phosphoadenylyl-sulfate reductase: MGNSLKTKFEKLLEEVSEKPFQDNFLSSLVGQFPHQVIFSTSFSYEDQVVAHLIKDLDVTIFTLDTGRLFEQTYETWTSTQAFFKKNIKAYYPDTEELQKFVTENGPDSFYQSVEQRKECCNIRKVHPLKKALQGYSVWITGLRSEHSLNRQNMPQLEWDEDNQIIKFHPILHWTTHEVTDYIEKNQLPYNYLHKKGFASIGCAPCTRAVQEGEDFRAGRWWWEDANKKECGLHIHQ; encoded by the coding sequence ATGGGAAACAGTCTGAAAACAAAATTCGAAAAGCTGCTGGAAGAGGTGTCTGAAAAGCCTTTTCAAGATAATTTTCTATCTAGCTTGGTAGGTCAATTTCCCCATCAAGTTATTTTTTCAACGAGCTTCAGTTATGAAGATCAGGTGGTCGCTCATCTGATAAAAGACCTGGATGTCACTATTTTCACTCTTGATACCGGAAGACTCTTTGAACAGACGTATGAAACCTGGACCTCAACCCAAGCTTTCTTTAAAAAAAATATCAAAGCCTATTATCCGGATACTGAAGAATTGCAAAAATTCGTCACGGAAAACGGACCGGATTCTTTTTATCAATCTGTGGAACAGAGGAAAGAGTGCTGCAACATCCGTAAAGTTCATCCGTTAAAAAAAGCGCTTCAGGGTTATAGTGTATGGATTACGGGATTAAGGTCGGAGCATTCTTTAAACAGACAGAATATGCCTCAATTGGAATGGGACGAAGATAATCAGATTATCAAATTTCATCCGATTCTGCACTGGACTACACATGAAGTGACTGATTATATTGAAAAGAACCAGTTACCCTACAATTATCTTCATAAAAAGGGATTTGCCAGCATCGGATGTGCTCCCTGTACCAGAGCGGTACAAGAAGGGGAGGATTTCAGAGCAGGCCGTTGGTGGTGGGAAGATGCCAATAAAAAAGAATGCGGTTTACATATTCATCAATAA
- a CDS encoding RrF2 family transcriptional regulator, whose product MMSKRCKYALKAMVRLARNYNQGFLSTSVIAQDENIPKKFLEQILLELKRAKLVNSKQGTAGGYYLLKSPDEVSLADLYRIFDGPIALTPCVSLNFYEVCDDCVDEEACYLRSELINVREKTRKSMMEATLTAFMKKK is encoded by the coding sequence ATGATGTCCAAACGTTGCAAATATGCTTTAAAAGCAATGGTCAGATTAGCCAGAAACTACAATCAGGGTTTTCTGTCCACATCAGTTATTGCACAAGACGAGAATATTCCTAAAAAATTTTTAGAACAGATACTGCTTGAATTAAAAAGAGCCAAACTTGTCAACAGCAAACAGGGAACAGCCGGCGGATATTATCTGCTGAAATCTCCGGATGAAGTATCGTTGGCCGACCTTTACCGCATTTTTGACGGTCCAATTGCTTTAACACCTTGTGTTTCCCTGAATTTCTATGAAGTTTGCGATGATTGTGTGGATGAAGAAGCGTGTTACCTTAGAAGCGAGCTTATCAACGTTCGTGAAAAAACCAGGAAAAGTATGATGGAAGCTACTTTAACAGCATTCATGAAAAAAAAATGA
- a CDS encoding DUF11 domain-containing protein, translating into MRKKIFEPLWLGLFMLSCSVFSAQSSPNLEFATVSGVQNPQGNGPVYNASINFVKNVNNPSGVAYTSYLPNLKVDLALSNQQYNSAVMMGYNINNTSISVYPKMNYIGTPANSDFTSSGASVGQGISIVNNNGVSLFYNTAALGNKSTSGTYAMADLTITFNRPVDNPTLHIGAMGAFRDQLGIAGGFELVGSNVPVTLTRLSGNNNNFSVAGTSIGNVSLHPNDVGTQSASGSVLVSGNGITQLKFRMSVRGDGGELTWGNGSGDLVTFGISLLESDLSITNSISNNTPQVDDIVTFTIKAKNNGASNNTGVIVSSLVPDGYQVISASSTAGSYNSSTGAWNIDILNDGIEEELYIQAKVKSTGSYTLNSTISGDLRDPFMGNNTTSLTPAVSARAVCYNDPNISIPGTDSKFGITTLQRAGQHMGNWPMVRKSGHLVLESNTKGFVITRVSTGKISDITIPVEGMILYDTTEKCLKIYSDNQWSCFSTAACP; encoded by the coding sequence ATGAGAAAAAAAATTTTTGAACCTTTATGGTTGGGGCTATTTATGCTTTCCTGCTCCGTGTTTTCTGCACAGTCGTCTCCTAATTTAGAATTTGCAACAGTCTCTGGTGTGCAGAATCCCCAAGGAAACGGACCTGTTTACAATGCTAGCATTAATTTTGTAAAGAACGTTAATAATCCTTCGGGTGTAGCCTACACTTCTTACCTGCCCAATTTAAAGGTTGACCTTGCGCTCTCGAATCAACAATATAATTCGGCGGTGATGATGGGCTATAATATCAACAATACGAGCATTTCCGTCTATCCAAAAATGAATTATATAGGAACACCTGCAAATTCTGATTTTACTTCTTCAGGAGCATCTGTGGGGCAGGGGATCTCGATTGTTAATAATAATGGGGTATCTCTTTTCTACAATACAGCTGCTTTAGGTAATAAATCTACATCGGGAACTTATGCAATGGCTGATCTAACCATTACATTTAACCGACCAGTGGATAATCCGACTTTGCATATTGGTGCTATGGGAGCTTTTAGAGATCAATTAGGAATTGCTGGTGGGTTTGAGCTTGTGGGATCAAATGTTCCGGTAACTTTAACGCGGCTTTCAGGAAATAATAACAATTTTTCTGTTGCGGGAACAAGTATTGGAAACGTTTCGCTGCATCCCAATGATGTAGGCACACAATCCGCTTCCGGTTCAGTTCTTGTGAGTGGAAATGGAATAACACAGCTAAAGTTCAGAATGTCTGTTAGAGGAGACGGTGGTGAGCTCACTTGGGGTAATGGTTCAGGAGACTTGGTCACTTTTGGAATCTCTCTTTTAGAAAGTGATCTATCTATTACCAATTCAATTAGTAATAACACTCCACAGGTTGATGATATCGTTACTTTCACCATAAAAGCTAAAAATAATGGAGCTTCTAATAATACAGGAGTCATTGTATCCAGTCTTGTTCCTGATGGTTATCAGGTAATAAGTGCTTCGAGCACCGCAGGTAGTTATAATAGTAGCACCGGTGCATGGAATATTGATATTTTAAATGATGGGATTGAGGAAGAGCTATATATTCAGGCTAAAGTAAAAAGTACGGGATCATATACTCTTAATTCGACAATTTCAGGTGACCTTCGGGATCCTTTTATGGGTAATAATACAACTTCTCTGACACCTGCAGTATCCGCCCGTGCTGTGTGCTACAATGATCCCAATATAAGTATTCCCGGAACAGATTCAAAATTTGGAATTACCACCTTACAACGAGCGGGGCAGCATATGGGCAACTGGCCTATGGTACGAAAGTCAGGACATTTGGTTTTGGAATCTAATACAAAGGGATTTGTAATTACTCGAGTATCGACCGGCAAAATTAGTGATATCACGATACCAGTTGAAGGAATGATATTATATGATACAACCGAAAAATGTCTTAAAATATACTCAGACAATCAATGGAGCTGTTTCTCCACTGCAGCGTGTCCTTAA
- a CDS encoding DUF11 domain-containing protein: MKKLGGNLVPILILLGIIKTAAQSSPGLEMAVAQGTNNPTGNGPVTSTVINFVQNPNNPSGNTFQSYTPTLSATFTISNQMYTNAGRIGYAINNVASPIFPLMNSVGSPANSSFTASGAGVGTGIDTASNRSVELFFNAAALSGNSTNATYQMADLTITFNRPVDNPILHVGGMGGFQNNLGYTGGFDYVSSNVPISFSRLSGNSSSFSVTSTSIKNTAANPTSTGNSSASGSVLVTGKGITTIVLRMTLRGDGNETTWNNGSGDQVTVGISTLESDLAVTKSINNPNPDRKSTVVFTINAANNGLSNNTNVVVSDLLPSGYTYISSSTATGTYNSSTGKWTIGNMNAGATASLTVTAQVNCNGDYTNTATITGDLSDQVPGNNSTSVTPNVNPQPCACYNNPNTSTSGTDSKFGITLLQRAGASTGNWPMARKSAHLVLESNLKGFVITRMSTTEINNITVPVEGMAVYDTTAKCLKLYSDNGWSCFTTPACP, encoded by the coding sequence ATGAAAAAGCTCGGGGGGAACCTGGTTCCCATTCTGATTCTGTTGGGAATCATAAAGACGGCAGCACAAAGTTCTCCAGGTCTGGAAATGGCTGTCGCACAAGGGACAAACAATCCCACAGGCAACGGACCTGTGACCAGTACGGTGATCAACTTTGTACAAAATCCAAATAATCCTTCCGGAAATACATTTCAAAGCTATACTCCTACATTGAGTGCTACCTTCACGATTTCCAATCAAATGTATACCAACGCAGGAAGGATTGGATATGCTATTAACAACGTTGCATCACCCATTTTTCCTTTGATGAATTCAGTGGGTTCCCCAGCAAACAGTAGCTTTACAGCATCAGGTGCCGGGGTTGGAACAGGTATAGATACAGCAAGTAACAGATCTGTGGAACTGTTTTTTAATGCTGCCGCATTAAGTGGAAATTCTACCAATGCTACCTATCAAATGGCAGATTTAACAATAACTTTTAACAGACCCGTCGATAATCCGATTCTTCATGTTGGAGGTATGGGGGGATTTCAGAATAACTTAGGCTATACCGGTGGGTTTGATTATGTTTCGTCTAATGTACCGATCAGTTTCTCCAGACTTTCCGGAAATTCCAGTAGCTTTTCAGTAACCTCCACATCTATTAAAAATACAGCTGCCAACCCAACATCAACCGGGAATAGTTCGGCATCAGGTTCTGTTTTGGTTACAGGAAAAGGCATAACGACAATTGTATTGCGTATGACTCTCAGAGGTGACGGAAATGAGACCACCTGGAACAATGGAAGTGGTGATCAGGTTACGGTTGGTATTTCAACACTAGAGAGTGATCTTGCCGTTACAAAATCCATCAACAACCCTAACCCTGATCGGAAATCAACGGTTGTTTTCACAATTAATGCGGCAAATAATGGGCTTTCCAATAATACGAATGTCGTTGTATCGGATCTTCTTCCAAGCGGGTATACTTATATCAGTTCATCAACGGCTACGGGAACTTACAATAGTTCAACAGGAAAATGGACAATTGGAAACATGAATGCAGGTGCAACAGCTAGTTTAACGGTTACCGCACAGGTAAATTGCAACGGAGACTATACCAATACGGCAACAATTACGGGTGACTTATCAGACCAGGTGCCCGGAAATAACAGTACATCGGTAACTCCGAATGTTAATCCGCAACCTTGTGCCTGTTATAATAATCCCAATACATCTACAAGCGGTACAGATTCAAAGTTCGGAATTACTTTATTACAAAGGGCCGGAGCCTCTACAGGAAACTGGCCGATGGCAAGGAAATCAGCCCACCTGGTATTGGAATCGAATTTAAAAGGTTTTGTGATTACCAGAATGTCAACCACTGAAATCAATAATATAACGGTGCCTGTAGAAGGGATGGCGGTTTATGATACTACCGCTAAATGTCTAAAACTGTACTCAGACAATGGATGGAGCTGCTTTACAACTCCAGCATGTCCATAA
- a CDS encoding AraC family transcriptional regulator has protein sequence MASEISIKTEEISNLQKRLGTSKNIFYHKALARELWRPDYPVKQDFFAVILFESGNGTHFIDDAEFPIQGKQIHVVFPEQSHYWKFDADTVGHQLFISKEVFVNFSVFLQFPESIYKKYPVIALSTEKFNKIVHEYKDIGDEQNDPNIMDDNIICLKAKIILQSISNEIEQLFEELGHSHFHPILYNFILLIKKYFKYEKMVRFYAGKLGVTANYLNVLCKKYLGKTATDCIEEEILKEVKHQLINSSNLLLDIAMECGFQNYPSFSKCFKKHFGTSPKEFRMNVTLHNN, from the coding sequence ATGGCATCTGAAATATCTATTAAAACAGAGGAAATATCCAATCTCCAGAAAAGATTGGGTACCAGCAAAAATATTTTTTATCACAAAGCATTGGCAAGGGAATTGTGGCGACCGGATTACCCGGTAAAACAAGACTTCTTTGCCGTCATACTATTTGAGAGTGGGAATGGAACCCATTTTATTGATGATGCAGAATTTCCCATACAAGGAAAACAGATCCATGTTGTATTTCCTGAACAAAGTCATTACTGGAAATTTGATGCTGATACGGTTGGACATCAATTATTCATCAGCAAAGAAGTGTTCGTAAACTTTAGCGTTTTTTTGCAATTCCCTGAAAGTATATATAAAAAATATCCTGTTATTGCTCTTTCTACCGAGAAATTTAATAAAATAGTTCATGAATATAAAGATATCGGAGACGAGCAAAATGATCCCAACATTATGGATGACAATATTATATGTCTTAAAGCGAAAATTATTCTTCAAAGTATAAGTAATGAAATTGAACAACTTTTTGAAGAACTTGGCCATTCCCATTTCCATCCGATTTTGTACAATTTTATTCTTTTAATAAAAAAATACTTTAAGTATGAAAAAATGGTTAGGTTTTATGCCGGTAAACTGGGAGTTACTGCTAACTACCTCAACGTATTATGTAAAAAATATCTTGGAAAAACCGCAACTGATTGTATTGAGGAGGAAATCCTTAAAGAAGTAAAACATCAATTGATCAATTCATCCAACTTGTTGTTAGATATTGCTATGGAGTGCGGCTTTCAAAATTATCCGTCTTTTTCAAAATGTTTTAAGAAACATTTTGGAACATCTCCAAAGGAATTTAGAATGAATGTAACACTACACAATAATTAA
- a CDS encoding helix-turn-helix domain-containing protein: MKIEFLMGKRNDIFYSELHSETEFKQQNTRFFSIILIEEGKGKYRLNDIEYDINPYQMHLVFPGQNYKWDIEESQKTKIYQMKISEKIFEIFRCYLMLPFSFYEENSVYSLAPSTFYKFLNEFNNINNEVSKNIGFWKTIYSRIRVLVLMVGKEACKTFTAKYDLGSPSSHLIQFLILVIKYFKEERTVKFYADKLSISPNYLNILCKKYFGKNAVSIITDEVVLELCCCLTVSVKPIKEIVYDFNFTDLSTFSTFFKKNTGMTPREFVHEYKKAILMLVIFMN; this comes from the coding sequence ATGAAGATAGAATTTTTAATGGGTAAAAGAAATGATATCTTTTATAGTGAATTACACTCAGAAACAGAATTTAAACAACAAAATACTCGGTTTTTCTCCATTATACTTATCGAAGAAGGTAAAGGGAAATATAGGCTTAACGATATAGAGTATGATATTAATCCTTACCAGATGCACTTGGTATTCCCCGGCCAGAATTACAAATGGGATATTGAAGAGAGCCAAAAAACAAAAATATATCAAATGAAAATTTCGGAAAAAATATTTGAAATTTTCAGGTGCTATCTTATGCTGCCATTTTCCTTTTACGAAGAGAATTCTGTTTATAGTTTGGCACCATCTACTTTCTATAAATTTCTTAATGAGTTTAATAATATTAATAATGAGGTTTCTAAAAATATTGGATTCTGGAAAACTATCTATTCGAGAATACGGGTTTTGGTATTAATGGTAGGCAAAGAAGCCTGTAAAACATTTACTGCAAAATATGATTTAGGCTCTCCTTCCAGTCATCTTATCCAGTTTTTAATTTTAGTGATCAAATATTTTAAAGAAGAAAGAACGGTAAAGTTTTATGCAGATAAATTGAGTATTTCTCCGAACTATTTAAATATCCTTTGTAAGAAATACTTTGGAAAGAATGCCGTTTCAATAATCACTGATGAGGTAGTATTGGAGTTGTGCTGTTGTTTGACTGTTTCCGTCAAACCCATTAAGGAAATTGTGTATGATTTTAATTTTACTGATTTATCAACCTTTTCAACTTTTTTTAAAAAAAATACAGGAATGACCCCCCGCGAATTTGTTCATGAATACAAAAAAGCAATTTTAATGCTTGTTATTTTTATGAACTAG
- a CDS encoding AraC family transcriptional regulator, which produces MNEFNEYPCFSFKDAQEFLSCNLDVIYLKTTGKSYQCHQPARHDYFVLMIFEKGSGINIIDHMEYKITPLQMYLYFPRQIHYWKLSKDAVVHEVLISKTQFNIFSQYLKHSFSYFKENPVLNLPLPIFNKIVTELKQIRNEQERQTKMQEIIQYRLRIISMLISREVYHKIPLKDKNYPPILDKFLDLVVLKFMTERSVDFYAKQLGISANYLTILCRKYFASTAKEVIISQLIMDIKYQLSYTEKSIKEIGMDYCIYELSTFSFFFKKHTGLSPRAYRSKYYFLSK; this is translated from the coding sequence ATGAATGAATTCAATGAATATCCTTGTTTCAGTTTCAAGGATGCACAAGAATTTTTAAGCTGTAATTTAGATGTCATTTATTTAAAAACTACAGGAAAATCATATCAGTGCCATCAGCCAGCAAGGCATGATTATTTCGTACTTATGATATTTGAAAAAGGGAGCGGGATAAACATTATTGATCATATGGAATATAAAATAACCCCCTTGCAGATGTATTTATATTTCCCAAGACAAATTCATTATTGGAAGCTCAGTAAAGATGCGGTGGTGCATGAGGTTTTAATTTCCAAGACACAGTTTAACATTTTTAGTCAGTACTTAAAACATTCTTTTTCTTATTTTAAAGAAAATCCGGTTCTTAACTTACCCCTCCCTATTTTCAATAAGATAGTAACTGAATTAAAACAAATAAGGAATGAACAAGAACGACAGACTAAAATGCAAGAAATTATCCAATACCGTCTACGCATAATTTCCATGCTCATTAGCCGGGAGGTTTATCACAAGATCCCGTTAAAAGATAAAAACTACCCGCCTATTCTTGATAAATTTCTCGATTTAGTAGTGTTGAAATTTATGACGGAACGCAGTGTAGATTTTTACGCAAAGCAACTTGGAATTTCAGCAAATTATTTAACCATACTATGTCGAAAATATTTTGCGAGTACAGCAAAAGAAGTGATCATTTCACAACTTATAATGGATATTAAATATCAGCTTTCATATACCGAAAAATCCATTAAGGAAATAGGAATGGATTATTGCATCTATGAACTTTCAACATTTTCATTTTTTTTTAAAAAACATACCGGCTTATCACCAAGAGCATACAGAAGTAAATACTATTTCCTTTCCAAGTAA